The following proteins are encoded in a genomic region of Brachypodium distachyon strain Bd21 chromosome 1, Brachypodium_distachyon_v3.0, whole genome shotgun sequence:
- the LOC100845952 gene encoding auxin-responsive protein SAUR72 yields the protein MKELIRRLSFSDRSASVVDGDDRPSSPSSTATMRQLIRRLSFSERAGMDGAVPRGCVPVLVGEEGERFVVRVEALRHPSLAALLEMAAQEFGYKQQGILRVPCAVAQFKQALTAAVVSTKN from the coding sequence ATGAAGGAGCTGATCCGGCGGCTGAGCTTCTCGGACCGGTCAGCGAGCGTCGTGGACGGCGACGATCGACCGTCATCACCATCTTCTACGGCAACGATGAGGCAGCTGATCCGGCGGCTGAGCTTCTCGGAGCGGGCGGGGATGGACGGCGCCGTGCCGCGCGGGTGCGTGCCGGTGCTGGTGGGCGAGGAAGGGGAGCGGTTCGTGGTGCGCGTGGAGGCGCTCCGGCACCCGTCGCTGGCTGCGCTGCTGGAGATGGCGGCGCAGGAGTTCGGGTACAAGCAGCAGGGCATCCTCCGCGTTCCCTGCGCTGTCGCCCAGTTCAAGCAGGCtctcaccgccgccgtcgtctctACCAAGAATTAA
- the LOC100834473 gene encoding patellin-4, whose translation MGVEVVVSGGGVVEAAAPAKEMVVSAKEEAAVVAKNPSFREESNLVGDLKESEKKALAELRAKVEAAIVEGKLFEDTSKVKAEEKKVGKKKESKKKAEPVEEKKAETVEEKEEEAAEEKKDEAAEEKKEETEEKKTEEEAEVAKEKKEGEEGEQEPAAVKEEAGDNGEKKEEEAAAVVKDEAADNGEAAAAVVVVDKEISLWGVPLLPSKGDEATDTVLLKFLRARDFKAGAAFEMLRRTLRWRREWRSLAATASDSDEELFPAAACFLDGLDREGHPVCYNDLGALADEAVYRKALGDEAGKARFLRWRVRAMDSHVAELDFRGAGGVTSLLQVTDLKNSPGPAKKDFRVAMKQLLDLFQDNYPELVARNILINVPFSYYAFSTLFYPFLTQRTKSKFVIARPSKVTETLLKYIPIESIPVKYGGLKRDGDTEFSAADSEVTELVVKGSSTETIEIEAAEGDTTLTWDLTVLGWEVNYKEEFVPADEGSYTIIVRKGKKMGASEAAVRNSFRANEPGKVVITVENPTRQKKKVLFRHKAKSFSAKKC comes from the exons ATGGGCGTGGAGGTCGTCGTCTCCGGTGGCggggtggtggaggcggcggcgccggcgaaggagatggtggtgagcgcgaaggaggaggcggccgtggTTGCCAAGAACCCGTCGTTCAGGGAGGAGAGCAACCTGGTGGGCGATTTGAAGGAGAGCGAGAAGAAGGCGCTCGCCGAGCTCCGCGCCAAGGTCGAGGCGGCCATCGTCGAGGGGAAGCTGTTCGAGGACACCAGCAAGGTGaaggcggaggagaagaaggtggggaagaagaaggagagtAAGAAGAAGGCGGAGCCCGTCGAGGAGAAGAAAGCGGAGACCGtcgaggagaaggaggaggaagcagccgaggagaagaaggacgaAGCAgccgaggagaagaaggaggaaacagaggagaagaagacagaggaagaagcagaggtggccaaggagaagaaggaaggggaagaaggagagcAGGAACCAGCCGCCGTCAAGGAGGAAGCCGGCGATAATggcgagaagaaggaggaggaggcggcagccGTCGTTAAGGACGAAGCCGCCGATaatggcgaggcggcggcggctgtcgTCGTTGTCGACAAGGAGATCTCCCTGTGGGGAGTCCCGCTGCTGCCGAGCAAGGGAGACGAGGCCACGGACACCGTCCTCCTCAAGTtcctccgcgcccgcgacttcaaggccggcgccgccttcgAGATGCTCCGGCGCACGCTCCGCTGGCGCCGGGAGTGGAGgagcctcgccgccaccgcctccgacTCCGACGAGGAGCTCTTCCCTGCCGCCGCGTGCTTCCTCGACGGACTGGACCGGGAAGGCCACCCGGTGTGCTACAACGATCTGGGCGCGCTCGCCGACGAGGCCGTGTACCGGAAGGCGCTGGGCGACGAGGCCGGCAAGGCCAGGTTCCTCCGGTGGAGGGTGCGCGCCATGGACAGCCATGTCGCCGAGCTCGacttccgcggcgccggcggggtgACTTCGCTGCTGCAGGTGACGGATCTGAAGAACTcgcccggcccggccaagAAGGACTTCCGCGTCGCCATGAAGCAGCTGCTCGACCTCTTCCAGGACAACTATCCCGAGCTCGTCGCCAGAAAC ATCCTGATCAACGTGCCGTTCTCCTACTACGCGTTCAGCACGCTCTTCTACCCGTTCCTGACGCAGAGGACCAAGAGCAAGTTCGTCATTGCTCGCCCCTCCAAGGTCACCGAGACCCTCCTCAA GTACATTCCGATTGAGTCCATCCCAGTGAAGTACGGCGGGCTGAAGCGCGACGGCGACACCGAATTCTCTGCCGCCGACAGCGAGGTCACCGAGCTCGTCGTCAAGGGAAGCTCCACTGAGACCATCGAGATCGAAGCAGCAGAG GGAGACACCACCCTGACATGGGACCTGACGGTCCTGGGCTGGGAGGTGAACTACAAGGAGGAGTTCGTACCGGCCGACGAGGGCTCCTACACCATCATCGTCAGGAAGGGAAAGAAGATGGGGGCCTCCGAGGCGGCGGTGCGCAACTCGTTCCGCGCCAATGAGCCCGGGAAGGTGGTGATCACCGTCGAGAACCCGACGcgacagaagaagaaggtgctgTTCAGGCACAAGGCCAAGAGCTTCTCCGCCAAGAAGTGCTGa
- the LOC100846256 gene encoding twinkle homolog protein, chloroplastic/mitochondrial, whose amino-acid sequence MPPRPSLQSLLLMAASSTSAAGGSGLLLAARRRRFPAASAAAAGAHRIRLLHSFSAGTRLPRRPELVCCFGTTPVAAPVADPVVPQPRNVRSKEDKKACEERIGILVEKMKKEGINSERWKLDIYDKLLCPVCNGGSTEERSLSVFIRQDGLSASWKCFRATCGWKGSAKPDGVSEVSQAKYVRGKENNQVVKANQAVKVYRKLHEEDLPLEPLCDELVTYFSERMISAGTLQRNNVMQRKWNKKIVIAFTYKRGKVLVGCKYREVNKKFSQEPNTEKILYGLDDIKQARDVIIVEGEIDKLSMEEAGYRNCVSVPDGAPSQVSNKLPDKDEDKKYQYLWNCKEYLDKASRIILATDADPPGQALAEELARRLGKERCWRVIWPKKNETDICKDANEVLMFLGTQALKKVIEGAELYPIRGLFNFKDFFPDIDNYYLGIRGDELGIPTGWKCMDELYKVVPGELTIVTGVPNSGKSEWIDALLCNINDQCGWKFVLCSMENKVRDHARKLLEKHIKKPFFGARYGGSVERMSPDEFEEGKQWLNETFHLIRCDDDCLPSIDWVLNLAKAAVLRHGVRGLVIDPYNELDHQRPSNQTETEYVSQILTKIKRFAQHHSCHVWFVAHPKQLQNWNGAPPNMYDISGSAHFINKCDNGIVIHRNRDPDAGPIDVVQVSMKKVRNKVIGTIGDAFLTYDRVTGEYKDADKEIVAKVVKQQSKKTAIRR is encoded by the exons ATGCCACCGCGGCCGTCTCTCCAATCGCTCCTCCTcatggcggcctcctccacctccgccgccgggggctccggcctcctcctcgccgcgcgccgccgccgcttccccgccgcctccgctgccgccgcgggggCCCACCGCATCCGCTTGCTGCACTCCTTCTCCGCCGGGACCCGCCTGCCCAGGCGGCCCGAGCTGGTCTGCTGCTTCGGAACCACCCCAGTGGCGGCGCCAGTCGCCGACCCAGTGGTTCCGCAACCGAGGAATG TTCGTTCGAAGGAGGACAAGAAGGCTTGTGAAGAACGCATAGGGATACTAGTTGAGAAgatgaaaaaagaaggaataaaTTCGGAGCGATGGAAGCTTGACATTTATGACAAGCTGCTTTGCCCAGTG TGCAATGGGGGATCAACTGAGGAGCGAAGCCTCAGTGTCTTCATCCGACAGGATGG CTTAAGTGCATCATGGAAATGTTTTAGGGCGACTTGTGGTTGGAAAGGCAGTGCCAAG CCCGATGGAGTTTCCGAAGTCTCCCAAGCAAAATATGtcagaggaaaagaaaacaatcaGGTTGTCAAAGCTAATCAGGCAGTCAAGGTTTACAGGAAACTTCATGAGGAGGACCTCCCTCTTGAGCCACTTTGCGATGAG ctcGTAACATACTTTTCTGAAAGAATGATATCGGCAGGAACACTTCAAAGGAACAATGTAATGCAACGTAAATGGAATAAAAAG ATAGTTATTGCTTTCACCTATAAACGTGGTAAAGTCCTTGTTGGCTGCAAATACAGGGAAGTCAATAAGAAATTTTCACAG GAGCCGAACACAGAGAAAATTTTGTATGGTCTGGACGATATAAAGCAAGCACGTGATGTTATCATT GTTGAGGGTGAAATTGATAAACTTTCCATGGAGGAGGCTGGCTATCGTAACTGTGTGAGTGTGCCAGATGGTGCACCATCGCAAGTATCCAACAAACTCCCAGACAAAGATGAG GATAAGAAGTATCAATATCTGTGGAACTGCAAAGAATATCTTGACAAG GCATCTAGGATAATACTGGCAACAGATGCTGATCCTCCAGGGCAGGCTCTTGCTGAGGAACTTGCTCGTCGGCTTGGTAAAGAAAG GTGTTGGAGGGTCATCTGGCCAAAGAAGAACGAGACAGATATTTGCAAAGATGCAAATGAG GTACTGATGTTTTTAGGGACACAGGCATTGAAAAAGGTTATAGAAGGTGCAGAACTGTATCCTATAAGAGGTCTTTTCAACTTCAAAGATTTCTTCCCTGACATTGATAATTATTATCTTGGAATCCGCGGGGATGAGCTTGGTATTCCTACTGGTTGGAAATGTATGGATGAGCTATACAAG GTTGTTCCTGGGGAGTTGACTATAGTAACTGGAGTCCCAAATTCTGGCAAAAGTGAGTGGATTGATGCATTATTGTGCAATATAAACGATCAGTGTGGGTGGAAATTTGTACTATGCTCAATGGAGAACAAG GTCAGAGACCATGCTAGGAAGCTATTGGAGAAGCACATTAAGAAACCATTCTTTGGTGCAAG ATATGGGGGTTCCGTGGAGCGGATGAGTCCAGATGAGTTTGAAGAAGGCAAGCAATGGTTAAACGAGACATTCCATCTGattcg GTGTGATGATGATTGCCTTCCATCCATTGACTGGGTTCTTAATCTTGCAAAAGCTGCAGTTCTAAGACATGGAGTTCGCGGTCTTGTGATTGATCCTTATAATGAACTTGACCATCAACGCCCCTCAAATCA AACCGAGACAGAATATGTCAGCCAGATACTTACCAAAATTAAGCGCTTTGCTCAGCATCATTCATGTCACGTTTGGTTTGTTGCCCACCCTAAGCAG ctTCAAAACTGGAATGGTGCACCGCCTAATATGTATGACATCAGTGGAAGTGCACATTTCATCAACAAATGTGATAATGGGATTGTCATCCACCGAAACAGGGATCCAGATGCTGGTCCTATTGATGTCGTGCAG GTTTCTATGAAGAAGGTGCGGAACAAAGTGATAGGGACAATAGGGGATGCTTTCTTGACATATGACCG GGTTACTGGTGAATACAAGGATGCCGATAAAGAAATTGTGGCAAAGGTCGTCAAGCAGCAGTCAAAGAAGACGGCGATTCGACGCTGA